In Symmachiella dynata, the following are encoded in one genomic region:
- a CDS encoding histidine phosphatase family protein, with product MKTLPPSDTTYLFLVRHGATDANLQQPYILQGQGINGPLSKLGVRQAAACSALLSEFPLSQVYASPMLRAQESAAAIAKPHQLPVQTAGDINECDVGRWEGLDWGSIERDFAEAYAYFRENPAKHGYLEGESYGDVAARVTPVLNGLLEKHRGESIVVVAHNVVNRVYLATLLGVPLELAPTIRQANCGVNIIRHNPQETVVTTMNAAFHLDGLTVG from the coding sequence ATGAAAACTCTTCCCCCCTCGGACACGACCTATTTGTTTTTGGTACGACACGGCGCGACGGATGCCAATTTGCAGCAGCCTTATATCTTGCAAGGGCAAGGGATTAACGGGCCGCTGAGCAAATTGGGTGTGCGACAGGCTGCCGCGTGTAGCGCGTTGTTAAGCGAGTTTCCTCTCTCACAAGTCTACGCCAGCCCCATGCTGCGGGCACAGGAATCGGCGGCGGCCATTGCTAAGCCGCACCAGTTGCCGGTGCAGACAGCCGGGGACATTAACGAATGTGACGTGGGCCGCTGGGAAGGGTTGGACTGGGGTTCGATCGAGCGGGATTTTGCCGAGGCGTATGCCTATTTTCGCGAAAACCCGGCCAAACATGGCTATCTGGAAGGCGAGTCGTACGGCGACGTCGCAGCCCGGGTGACGCCGGTGCTCAACGGGTTGTTAGAGAAACACCGGGGCGAATCGATCGTCGTGGTGGCTCACAACGTCGTCAATCGCGTCTATCTGGCGACCCTGCTGGGCGTTCCGCTGGAACTGGCTCCCACGATCCGGCAAGCGAACTGCGGCGTGAACATTATCCGCCACAATCCACAGGAGACGGTGGTCACCACGATGAACGCCGCGTTTCATCTCGATGGATTGACGGTTGGGTGA
- a CDS encoding site-2 protease family protein → MGYIVSALLIGLAILIHEMGHLVAAWWTKIPVTRFSVGIGPKVWGWRRGETDYWLSAIPLGGYVLPAVEDHDEFVKIPVSRRLIFAFGGPVANILLSFVCLAIYNVLQGGLSLSAISVEPVVQIGNMIMAMIAAIGGLFTGAGEVSGVVGIVAVGDKIVSGGFIGMLKFLNALSISLAVFNMLPMPPLDGGKIMMYLLESIDRRLLWLHERLTIAGIVLILGLMVYATYGDVQALLQ, encoded by the coding sequence ATGGGATATATTGTTAGCGCCTTGTTGATCGGACTGGCGATTTTAATTCATGAGATGGGCCATTTGGTCGCCGCTTGGTGGACCAAGATTCCGGTCACCCGGTTTTCCGTAGGGATCGGCCCCAAGGTTTGGGGCTGGCGGCGGGGCGAGACCGACTATTGGCTGTCTGCGATTCCGCTGGGAGGCTATGTCCTGCCGGCGGTGGAAGATCACGACGAGTTTGTGAAGATTCCCGTGTCGCGACGTTTGATCTTTGCCTTTGGCGGTCCGGTCGCCAATATCCTGCTCTCATTTGTCTGCTTGGCGATCTACAACGTCTTGCAGGGCGGGTTGAGCCTGTCGGCCATCTCAGTCGAACCGGTCGTGCAGATCGGCAATATGATCATGGCGATGATCGCCGCTATCGGGGGATTGTTCACAGGTGCCGGTGAAGTATCTGGCGTCGTGGGCATCGTGGCTGTGGGGGACAAAATTGTCTCCGGTGGATTTATCGGGATGCTGAAATTCCTGAACGCGTTGAGCATTAGTCTGGCTGTCTTCAACATGCTGCCGATGCCTCCGCTGGATGGCGGCAAGATTATGATGTATCTGCTCGAATCGATCGACCGTCGGTTGCTATGGTTGCACGAACGCTTGACGATTGCGGGCATTGTGCTGATCCTCGGTTTGATGGTTTACGCAACCTATGGCGACGTGCAAGCGTTGCTTCAATAG
- a CDS encoding Gfo/Idh/MocA family protein, with protein sequence MGRQQVNVAIIGMGFGAEFIPIYQRHPQANMYAICQRSEAKLNEIGDAFGIEKRYTNYDDVLADPDVDFVHINTPIPDHARQSIAALKAGKHVMCTVPMATSIAECEEIVNLVKETGLKYMMAETVVYAREFLFAKELYEKGELGKVQFLQASHVQDMDGWPDYWPGLPPMHYATHCVGPCMALTRDEAEYVSCFGSGTIREELIPKYNSPFAVETTHIKFRNSDLTARIHRSLFDVARQYRESFDVYGTKQAFEWPLIEGEDPVLHTAKKPEPEIPERVKVPDYAHLLPEEIQPFTTGGVYDADDHQHLSFTQGAGHGGSHPHLAHEFISALIEDRDPYPNAVQSANWTCVGICAHESALKGGEIVRLPEFTLS encoded by the coding sequence ATGGGTCGGCAACAGGTGAACGTCGCGATTATCGGCATGGGCTTTGGGGCGGAGTTTATCCCGATTTATCAACGCCATCCGCAGGCCAATATGTACGCAATCTGTCAACGGTCCGAGGCAAAGCTCAACGAAATTGGCGACGCTTTTGGGATCGAAAAACGCTATACCAACTACGACGACGTCCTCGCCGATCCGGACGTCGATTTCGTGCACATCAACACACCGATCCCCGACCACGCACGGCAATCGATCGCCGCCCTCAAAGCGGGCAAGCATGTCATGTGCACGGTGCCCATGGCGACCAGCATCGCCGAGTGCGAGGAAATCGTCAATCTGGTGAAAGAGACCGGCCTGAAATATATGATGGCCGAAACTGTGGTCTATGCCCGCGAATTTCTCTTCGCCAAGGAACTCTACGAAAAGGGCGAGTTGGGCAAAGTGCAATTCCTGCAGGCCAGCCATGTGCAGGACATGGACGGCTGGCCCGACTATTGGCCCGGATTACCCCCCATGCACTACGCCACCCACTGCGTCGGTCCCTGTATGGCACTGACCCGCGACGAGGCGGAATACGTCTCCTGTTTCGGATCGGGCACGATTCGCGAAGAGTTGATCCCGAAATACAACTCTCCCTTCGCTGTGGAAACCACGCACATCAAGTTCCGCAATTCGGACCTGACCGCCAGAATTCACCGTTCACTATTCGACGTCGCCCGCCAATACCGCGAAAGCTTCGATGTGTACGGGACCAAGCAAGCTTTCGAATGGCCATTGATCGAAGGCGAAGACCCGGTACTGCACACCGCTAAAAAACCAGAGCCGGAAATCCCCGAGCGGGTCAAGGTCCCCGACTACGCGCATCTCTTGCCGGAAGAAATCCAACCCTTCACCACCGGCGGTGTCTATGATGCGGATGATCACCAACACCTCTCCTTCACACAAGGAGCCGGCCACGGCGGATCGCATCCGCATTTGGCCCACGAATTCATCTCCGCCCTGATCGAAGACCGCGACCCGTATCCCAATGCCGTACAATCAGCCAACTGGACCTGCGTCGGCATCTGCGCCCACGAATCCGCCCTCAAGGGCGGAGAAATCGTCCGCCTGCCGGAATTCACGCTGTCTTAG
- a CDS encoding Gfo/Idh/MocA family protein yields the protein MTAVRFAVAGLKHFHILTFVNGMRALPDAQFVGFYDDDPKLRDQYSQEFGVPAFASVGELVEATEPEVVGVAVENSKKGAVISELAERGCHVLVDKPLVTSFADLDDVEAAHVKTGMQIGLMLMERYNGPTRAVRELLQSGKLGRMVNFTGLAPHKLKPAGRPEWMFDAELYGGVLNDLCIHNIDLSRWMWDEEPVAVTAAEGCLRFTQYDRFTDHAEVFLEFADSSTAMLRADWLTPEGFPAHGDGRQFFECTEGTLEILAAPDIHRLGEGTIHYDAWDAERTQLAPAPPEKSAFADFVALCRGAQQAELFPEDGFRSTRITLYAREAARTGTKIDLRDKL from the coding sequence ATGACCGCCGTTCGATTTGCCGTTGCCGGGTTGAAGCACTTTCATATTTTGACGTTCGTCAACGGCATGCGTGCTTTGCCCGATGCTCAGTTCGTTGGGTTTTATGATGACGACCCAAAACTGCGCGACCAATACAGCCAAGAGTTCGGCGTGCCCGCGTTTGCCTCGGTAGGTGAGTTGGTCGAGGCGACTGAACCGGAGGTCGTTGGGGTTGCTGTCGAAAACAGCAAAAAGGGAGCGGTGATTAGCGAATTGGCTGAGCGTGGCTGTCACGTCCTGGTCGATAAACCGTTGGTCACCAGCTTCGCGGATCTCGACGACGTCGAAGCGGCGCATGTCAAAACCGGTATGCAGATCGGTCTGATGCTGATGGAGCGTTACAACGGACCGACGCGGGCGGTGCGGGAGTTACTGCAGTCCGGCAAGTTGGGCCGGATGGTCAATTTCACCGGCCTGGCGCCGCACAAACTCAAACCGGCTGGGCGTCCGGAATGGATGTTTGATGCCGAACTCTATGGCGGCGTGTTGAATGACCTCTGCATTCACAACATCGATCTGAGCCGTTGGATGTGGGATGAGGAACCGGTCGCTGTGACCGCCGCCGAAGGTTGTTTACGATTCACGCAGTACGACCGGTTCACCGACCATGCGGAGGTCTTCTTAGAATTCGCCGACAGTTCAACAGCCATGCTCCGCGCCGACTGGCTCACCCCCGAGGGCTTTCCTGCGCACGGCGACGGCCGACAGTTTTTTGAATGCACTGAAGGAACCCTCGAAATCCTGGCTGCGCCCGACATCCATCGTTTGGGAGAAGGCACCATCCACTACGACGCTTGGGACGCCGAGCGGACCCAATTGGCCCCCGCGCCGCCGGAAAAATCCGCCTTCGCCGATTTCGTCGCCCTCTGCCGCGGCGCTCAGCAGGCGGAGTTATTCCCAGAAGACGGTTTCCGCTCCACCCGCATCACCCTCTACGCCCGCGAAGCAGCACGCACGGGGACGAAGATTGACCTGCGTGATAAACTGTAG
- a CDS encoding zeta toxin family protein: MTSAPNVIVVAGPNGAGKSTAAPALLRDYMEVTEFVNADVIAQGLSAFHSEGVAIEAGRVMLRRLDELTRERRDFAFETTLASRSLKRRLMQLSRDGYRIHLIFLWLPTPEMAIARVLSRVQQGGHDIPEETIRRRYFSGLNNFMNLYLPIVDSWTMLDNTLLNKPALIAFQNPHGPTVIKNETVWNYLVERFQS, encoded by the coding sequence GTGACAAGCGCGCCAAATGTCATCGTGGTGGCCGGTCCCAACGGCGCCGGAAAATCTACGGCGGCGCCGGCACTGTTGCGGGATTACATGGAGGTAACGGAATTCGTAAATGCCGACGTCATTGCGCAGGGGCTTTCGGCATTTCATTCAGAAGGAGTTGCCATAGAGGCCGGGCGCGTTATGTTGCGCCGATTGGATGAGCTTACCAGGGAGCGTCGTGATTTCGCCTTTGAAACCACTTTAGCATCAAGGTCGCTGAAGCGGCGTCTCATGCAATTGTCGAGAGATGGTTACAGAATCCATCTGATTTTCTTGTGGCTGCCTACGCCGGAAATGGCAATTGCGAGAGTATTATCTCGGGTTCAACAAGGCGGGCATGACATTCCCGAAGAGACGATTCGACGTCGGTATTTCTCTGGTTTGAATAACTTTATGAATTTGTACCTTCCTATTGTCGACTCATGGACAATGTTGGATAATACACTGCTAAACAAACCCGCCCTGATTGCATTTCAGAATCCCCATGGTCCGACGGTCATCAAAAATGAAACCGTCTGGAACTATTTGGTGGAGCGATTCCAGTCATGA
- a CDS encoding PVC-type heme-binding CxxCH protein: MNIYVAKLLRFSLFACGCLFVAAQLDLLLATEKPAATTPIKSPLTIADSLANFQLHPDLKIELAAAEPDVIDPVAIRFDEQGRMWVVEMRDYPNGPGEGEPPRSRISVLEDRDGDGRFETSQVFADNLLFATGIQPWQGGVIVTVAGEVIYLKDTTGDGVADLRETWFSGFVAKNPQLRANHPTLALDNHVYVANGLRGGSVVTERQQWAGDAKPVSISGMDFRFDPLAGKPEGVSGVGQFGLSFDDFGNRFTCSNRNPCIHIVLADRYIKRNPFLAVGAVVNDVSPAGTISRVYPISNFWTTSTLHEGQFTAACGVTIYRGDALPAAFRGNSFTCEPTGNLVHRDVLTPSGATFASTPGRDKVEFLASPDTWFRPVNLTVGPDGALYVVDMYRAVIEHPQWMPEELRDRTDLEYGNDRGRIWRITPKNWKRPTEQPQLASATSEKLVEYLTHNNAWWRETSQRLLIERQARNVHPQLEKLVSGDAKPTAAVHALWTLNGLSLLSDDVIATGLAHSSPRVREQAVRLSESRQSKSQSLQAAVMKLADDDDPRVRFQTALSLGDATSNEERLTALADALAVGGADPWTRLAVFSAAPNHEQELLKRLWTKSVAPEKLAPLATEIAALVGSRQKPEEIGGVLQNLTTLPADMPDAAKRQLQAALISGLGQGLGRRGVKLDAMLNKLPAEFAGTQAAVQNVFQQAKSTAANAEPDLAARTAAIELLQYTTFADAGSTLMELIENDPAQAIRLASIDVLAGFHDDSIGPFLLTGFSGQTPAGRRAVINALLRNDSRATLLLDEIEAQTIAVAELGATNVNRLTKHKNPALKTRAGQLLASAIPADRKEVLAKYQAALTLKPDPQQGRALFEKNCSTCHRVSNIGVEIGPDIADSRTRQPAALLTDILNPNRAIDANYVSYSIVTEQGTTVTGIIAAETASSITIKQPEGKHVTVLRQDIDEVISNGISLMPEGLEKNLTLQQMADLIAFIKNWRYLDGNVPLRER; this comes from the coding sequence ATGAACATTTATGTCGCCAAACTACTTCGTTTCTCACTGTTCGCTTGCGGCTGTTTATTCGTCGCCGCTCAGCTCGATTTGCTGCTGGCCACAGAAAAACCGGCTGCCACGACGCCCATCAAAAGTCCGCTGACGATTGCCGACTCACTGGCGAATTTTCAGTTGCATCCCGATCTGAAAATCGAATTGGCCGCCGCTGAGCCGGATGTGATTGATCCGGTTGCCATTCGTTTTGACGAACAGGGGCGGATGTGGGTCGTTGAAATGCGGGACTATCCCAACGGCCCGGGAGAAGGCGAGCCGCCTAGATCACGGATTTCCGTGCTCGAAGATCGCGACGGCGACGGCCGGTTTGAAACCTCACAAGTATTCGCCGACAATTTGCTGTTTGCCACAGGCATTCAACCTTGGCAGGGGGGCGTGATTGTCACCGTTGCCGGAGAAGTCATCTACCTCAAAGACACCACCGGGGATGGAGTCGCTGACCTGCGCGAGACGTGGTTCTCCGGTTTCGTCGCCAAGAATCCACAGTTGCGGGCCAATCACCCCACGCTGGCACTCGACAATCACGTTTACGTCGCCAACGGCCTGCGTGGCGGAAGCGTTGTCACAGAACGGCAGCAATGGGCCGGGGACGCCAAACCGGTTTCGATCAGCGGCATGGATTTTCGCTTCGATCCGTTGGCGGGAAAGCCCGAAGGGGTTTCGGGGGTGGGGCAATTTGGATTGTCTTTCGACGATTTCGGCAATCGTTTCACCTGCAGCAATCGCAACCCCTGCATCCACATCGTACTGGCCGACCGGTATATCAAACGCAATCCCTTCTTGGCGGTCGGGGCGGTGGTGAATGACGTTTCACCTGCCGGGACAATCTCGCGGGTCTATCCCATCAGCAATTTTTGGACGACCTCGACCCTGCACGAAGGGCAATTCACCGCCGCCTGCGGCGTGACCATCTATCGCGGCGATGCCTTACCCGCCGCGTTTCGTGGAAATAGCTTCACCTGCGAACCGACCGGCAACCTCGTCCACCGCGACGTGCTCACGCCCAGCGGAGCAACGTTTGCCTCGACGCCGGGGCGCGACAAAGTCGAATTCTTAGCCTCCCCCGACACCTGGTTTCGCCCCGTGAATCTAACCGTTGGCCCCGACGGTGCGTTGTATGTCGTCGACATGTACCGGGCCGTCATCGAGCATCCGCAATGGATGCCGGAGGAATTACGGGATCGCACCGACCTGGAGTACGGCAACGACCGTGGCCGCATTTGGCGGATTACGCCCAAGAATTGGAAGCGTCCGACCGAACAACCACAACTCGCGTCAGCAACGTCCGAGAAACTCGTCGAATACCTCACCCACAACAACGCCTGGTGGCGCGAAACATCGCAGCGACTGCTCATCGAACGCCAAGCCCGAAACGTACACCCACAACTCGAAAAACTCGTGAGCGGCGACGCAAAACCAACGGCTGCCGTGCATGCCCTCTGGACGCTCAACGGCCTCAGTCTACTGTCCGACGACGTCATCGCCACGGGGCTGGCACACAGTTCACCCCGTGTCCGCGAACAGGCGGTCCGGTTGTCGGAGTCGCGGCAGAGCAAGTCGCAGTCGCTACAAGCCGCCGTCATGAAACTGGCTGACGACGATGATCCCCGCGTGCGCTTTCAAACCGCGCTTAGCCTCGGCGATGCAACGTCGAACGAGGAACGTCTCACCGCTCTGGCCGATGCCCTGGCCGTTGGCGGGGCAGACCCTTGGACTCGTCTGGCCGTCTTCAGCGCCGCTCCGAATCACGAACAGGAATTGTTAAAACGCTTATGGACCAAATCCGTCGCTCCGGAAAAACTAGCGCCACTGGCTACAGAAATCGCCGCCTTAGTCGGTTCTCGCCAGAAGCCTGAGGAAATCGGCGGCGTGTTGCAAAACCTGACCACATTGCCTGCAGACATGCCGGACGCAGCGAAAAGGCAATTGCAAGCGGCGCTGATTAGCGGCCTCGGGCAAGGACTCGGGCGACGCGGTGTGAAATTGGACGCCATGCTCAACAAACTCCCGGCAGAATTCGCCGGCACACAAGCGGCAGTGCAGAATGTCTTCCAGCAAGCCAAGTCCACCGCAGCCAACGCGGAGCCAGACCTCGCTGCCCGCACCGCTGCCATCGAATTATTGCAGTACACAACCTTCGCGGACGCTGGTTCGACGCTGATGGAGCTGATTGAAAACGATCCGGCCCAAGCAATTCGCCTGGCCAGCATCGATGTGCTGGCTGGATTTCACGACGACTCGATTGGACCGTTTTTGCTGACCGGCTTCAGCGGACAGACCCCAGCGGGGCGGCGTGCAGTAATTAACGCGCTTTTGCGAAACGATTCCCGTGCCACGTTATTGCTCGATGAAATCGAAGCCCAAACCATCGCGGTCGCCGAGTTGGGAGCCACCAACGTCAATCGGCTGACCAAGCACAAAAACCCCGCACTGAAAACCCGCGCCGGGCAGTTGCTCGCCAGCGCGATCCCCGCTGATCGCAAAGAAGTGCTCGCCAAATATCAAGCGGCGTTGACACTCAAACCCGATCCCCAACAAGGCAGGGCGTTGTTTGAGAAGAACTGCAGCACCTGTCATCGCGTGAGCAATATCGGCGTGGAAATCGGCCCCGACATCGCCGACTCCCGCACACGGCAACCGGCCGCTTTGTTAACCGACATCCTCAATCCCAATCGCGCCATCGATGCCAACTACGTCAGCTATTCCATCGTGACAGAGCAGGGGACCACAGTGACCGGCATCATCGCCGCCGAAACCGCTTCGTCGATCACCATCAAACAACCCGAAGGCAAACATGTGACCGTCCTGCGGCAAGACATCGACGAAGTCATCTCCAACGGCATCTCGCTGATGCCCGAAGGCCTCGAGAAAAACCTCACCCTGCAACAAATGGCCGACCTCATCGCCTTCATCAAAAACTGGCGCTACCTCGACGGCAACGTCCCGCTGCGCGAACGTTGA
- the queA gene encoding tRNA preQ1(34) S-adenosylmethionine ribosyltransferase-isomerase QueA translates to MQQLSDYDYDLPSELIARQPAEKRDGSRLLVLDRSTGTIEHAHITDLPRYLRAGDTLVLNDTKVLPARLLGKRTATGGAWEGLYLGCDADQRWQILSKTRGKLQPGESITLLPAHPAQSTTEFHLTLLERDDEGGWFARPEREGDPVEILRQFGTVPLPPYIERELANSDDWQRYQTTYARSYGAVAAPTAGLHFTPELLAECQQQGVGQEFVTLHVGIGTFRPISVENLDEHRMHAEWCELDETVAQQLRNTRSQGGRIVAVGTTSVRTLESAARNGEIAAYQDQTNLFIRPPYTFQAVDALLTNFHLPKSSLLVMISAFASYDLIRQAYAEAIAQRYRFFSYGDAMLIL, encoded by the coding sequence ATGCAGCAGCTTTCTGATTATGACTACGATTTGCCGAGCGAATTGATTGCGCGACAACCGGCGGAAAAGCGAGATGGGTCACGGTTGTTGGTCCTGGATCGCAGTACAGGTACGATCGAACACGCGCACATCACCGATCTGCCGCGGTATTTGAGAGCCGGAGATACGCTGGTGTTGAATGACACCAAAGTGCTCCCCGCACGATTACTCGGCAAGCGGACCGCCACTGGAGGGGCCTGGGAGGGGTTGTATCTTGGCTGCGATGCCGACCAGCGGTGGCAGATACTGAGCAAAACGCGTGGCAAATTGCAGCCGGGCGAATCGATCACCTTACTGCCAGCGCATCCCGCGCAATCGACGACCGAGTTTCATTTGACGCTGTTGGAACGCGATGACGAGGGGGGGTGGTTCGCCCGCCCTGAGCGAGAGGGGGATCCGGTCGAGATCTTGCGGCAATTTGGAACCGTTCCCTTGCCGCCGTACATTGAACGCGAATTAGCGAACTCCGACGATTGGCAACGCTACCAGACCACCTACGCCCGCAGCTACGGAGCCGTCGCCGCTCCAACGGCCGGATTGCACTTTACCCCGGAACTGTTAGCGGAGTGCCAACAGCAAGGCGTGGGGCAGGAATTCGTAACGCTCCACGTCGGCATCGGCACCTTCCGGCCAATCTCCGTCGAAAACCTCGACGAGCACCGCATGCATGCGGAGTGGTGCGAACTGGATGAAACCGTCGCACAGCAGTTGCGAAACACAAGATCGCAAGGCGGCCGCATCGTGGCGGTCGGAACCACGAGCGTTCGCACGTTGGAGTCAGCAGCCCGCAACGGCGAAATCGCCGCCTACCAGGATCAAACAAACCTCTTCATCCGCCCGCCCTATACCTTTCAAGCGGTCGATGCCCTACTGACCAATTTCCATCTCCCCAAGTCGAGCCTACTGGTCATGATCAGCGCCTTTGCCAGCTACGACTTAATCCGCCAAGCCTACGCCGAAGCAATTGCCCAGCGGTATCGCTTTTTTAGTTACGGCGATGCGATGTTGATTTTGTAA
- a CDS encoding glycosyltransferase: MSPPSPPIRLAFCITDLDPGGAERALVQIVTRLDRTRWAPVVYCLSPPGDLVAVLEAANIPVTCFGASGLRSIGVIRQLARALKQNRPQLLQTFLFHANLIGRVAARWAGVPHIVSGIRVAEKRANLHLRLDRMTNALVACNVCVSQAVADFSILRGGLSPEKTIVIPNGVDYEKFAHAQPVSLTQFGIPSGSRVVVTVGRLDPQKGLTFLLPAFSEVHAQHPDAHLLLVGEGPQREELQTLTSELGLNACVHFAGWQADVPGILKSCDCQVLASLWEGMANVVLEGMAAGIPMLATAVEGVAEQIASGENGIVVEAGSASALAVGLNQLLADPQGAQSMAERAQVVVEERFTWDKVAAEYDRLYAEIVGIPSLAESEAGK, from the coding sequence GTGTCGCCACCATCCCCACCGATTCGCTTGGCGTTTTGCATCACGGATCTTGATCCGGGAGGAGCCGAACGGGCGTTGGTGCAGATCGTGACCCGCTTAGATCGCACCCGCTGGGCACCGGTCGTTTACTGTCTGTCTCCCCCCGGCGATCTGGTTGCTGTCTTAGAAGCGGCCAATATCCCGGTGACCTGTTTCGGAGCCAGCGGCTTGCGAAGCATTGGTGTGATACGGCAACTGGCCCGCGCCTTGAAACAGAACCGACCCCAATTGCTGCAGACGTTCCTGTTCCATGCCAATCTCATCGGACGGGTCGCTGCACGCTGGGCGGGCGTTCCGCACATCGTTTCGGGCATCCGTGTGGCTGAGAAGCGGGCGAACCTGCATCTTCGTTTGGATCGAATGACCAACGCGCTCGTGGCGTGTAACGTCTGTGTCAGCCAAGCGGTGGCCGATTTTTCGATTCTTCGCGGCGGACTGTCGCCGGAAAAAACGATCGTGATTCCTAATGGCGTGGACTACGAAAAGTTCGCGCACGCGCAACCGGTGTCACTGACTCAGTTCGGTATCCCATCGGGCAGCCGCGTTGTCGTAACGGTGGGACGTTTGGATCCGCAGAAGGGTTTAACGTTTTTGTTGCCGGCGTTTTCAGAAGTACACGCGCAACACCCCGATGCGCATTTGCTGTTAGTGGGCGAGGGACCTCAGCGCGAGGAGCTTCAAACATTGACAAGCGAGTTGGGTTTGAACGCGTGCGTGCACTTTGCCGGATGGCAGGCGGATGTGCCGGGGATTTTGAAGTCGTGCGACTGCCAGGTGTTGGCCTCGTTGTGGGAAGGGATGGCCAACGTGGTTTTGGAGGGCATGGCGGCTGGGATTCCGATGCTTGCCACCGCTGTCGAAGGCGTCGCCGAGCAAATCGCCAGTGGGGAAAATGGAATTGTGGTCGAAGCTGGATCGGCCTCGGCATTGGCTGTGGGGCTAAATCAATTGCTTGCCGATCCCCAAGGCGCACAGTCCATGGCTGAACGCGCACAAGTGGTTGTGGAGGAAAGGTTTACGTGGGACAAGGTTGCCGCGGAGTACGACCGTTTGTATGCGGAGATTGTGGGCATTCCATCGCTCGCAGAGAGTGAAGCTGGGAAGTAG
- the mraZ gene encoding division/cell wall cluster transcriptional repressor MraZ, with product MPLTGTFNRSMDDKSRFAVPKRLREQFGEEELRSIYVAPGTECSLDLYSKIAFEELADRVATMSPTRADIRNYKRLFYGRAERVDLDSQGRIRIPERLVTFAGLQKEVVLIGVHDHVEVWDSAIWQQFLEKHSTDFDSMAAGVFD from the coding sequence ATGCCTCTGACCGGGACTTTTAACAGAAGCATGGATGACAAGAGTCGATTCGCCGTCCCCAAGCGTTTGCGTGAACAATTTGGTGAGGAGGAACTTCGCAGTATCTATGTGGCTCCGGGAACAGAGTGTTCCTTGGATCTTTACTCAAAGATAGCGTTCGAAGAATTAGCGGATCGAGTTGCTACCATGTCGCCAACGCGGGCCGACATCCGCAATTACAAGCGGTTGTTTTATGGGCGAGCGGAAAGAGTCGACCTCGATTCCCAGGGACGGATTCGGATTCCCGAACGTCTCGTGACTTTTGCCGGTCTCCAAAAGGAGGTTGTCCTGATTGGTGTCCACGACCATGTTGAGGTCTGGGACTCTGCGATCTGGCAACAATTTTTGGAGAAACACAGTACAGATTTTGACAGCATGGCGGCTGGCGTGTTCGATTGA
- the rsmH gene encoding 16S rRNA (cytosine(1402)-N(4))-methyltransferase RsmH: MSSSSSSDSTPLSVHLPVLMREVLRALDPQPGQIIVDGTAGGGGHSREILKRIGDTGTLIGLDRDPMMLQLAAQKVQGDNVHLIHASYALLPQVLQDLGIAQVDGILLDLGLSSDQLADRQRGFGFAAEGPLDLRFDTSAGEPAWQLLERLNEEELATIFKEFGEERFASQIAARIVETRKRKPILTAQDLTAVVTAAVTSKRSDRQPATRVFQALRIAANEELGQLEVFLKSHLQDFLKTGGRGAIISFHSLEDRLVKNAFRDKHRFRLLTPKPVIPAAVEQRANPRSRSAKLRAVERL, from the coding sequence ATGTCCAGCTCCTCTTCTTCCGACTCAACGCCGCTATCCGTCCATCTCCCCGTGCTCATGCGCGAAGTGCTTCGTGCGCTCGATCCGCAACCGGGGCAAATCATCGTCGATGGCACCGCCGGTGGCGGCGGGCATAGTCGCGAGATTCTCAAACGCATCGGCGACACCGGAACGCTGATCGGCTTGGATCGCGACCCGATGATGTTGCAGTTGGCCGCCCAGAAGGTCCAAGGCGACAATGTCCATCTGATCCACGCGTCCTACGCACTGCTGCCGCAGGTGTTACAAGATTTGGGGATCGCCCAAGTCGACGGTATTTTACTTGACTTGGGATTGTCTTCGGATCAATTGGCCGATCGGCAGCGGGGTTTCGGGTTTGCCGCCGAAGGCCCGCTGGATCTGCGGTTCGATACCTCCGCAGGGGAACCGGCTTGGCAACTGTTGGAGCGGCTCAACGAAGAAGAGCTCGCAACGATTTTTAAGGAATTCGGCGAGGAGCGTTTCGCCTCTCAAATTGCCGCACGCATTGTCGAGACCCGGAAACGAAAACCGATCCTCACTGCGCAGGATTTGACGGCAGTCGTCACCGCAGCGGTTACCTCAAAACGCTCCGACCGCCAACCGGCGACGCGCGTGTTCCAAGCGCTGCGAATCGCTGCCAATGAGGAGCTGGGGCAATTGGAGGTTTTTCTCAAATCGCATCTCCAAGATTTTTTAAAAACTGGCGGCCGAGGAGCCATAATTAGCTTCCATTCGCTGGAAGACAGGTTGGTGAAAAACGCGTTTCGTGATAAACACCGCTTTCGTTTATTGACACCGAAACCGGTGATTCCGGCGGCTGTGGAGCAGAGGGCGAATCCGCGGTCGCGATCGGCCAAGTTACGAGCGGTGGAAAGATTATGA